One window of the Bacteroidota bacterium genome contains the following:
- a CDS encoding M1 family metallopeptidase, which produces MKPVLFSFLFILLTFTTSAQALGEQKKTFTRADTLRGSLRPERTCFDVNYYELNIKVDTGEHSISGSNKIVFKAMNNFRVMQIDLFENMNIIQIISEGKELKYKREFNAVFVYFENEVPSGSTREITVYYQGKPIVAKRPPWDGGFTWTYDNNGKVWVGVSCEGMGASSWWPMKDHLSDEPDSMRIICTVPSGLQCISNGVEENVNMRGDNTTTFHWKVSYPINSYNVTLNIGDYVHFADQYVAADGEKLDLDYYVLSYNLEKAQQQFKQVKPMMSCYEKYLGKYPFWNDGYALVETPYLGMEHQGAIAYGNKYLTGYAGRDFSRIGLDFDYIIIHESGHEWWGNSVSCKDIADMWIHEGFCTYSEAIYVECLFGKDTAMRYINAKKTSVGNKNPVVGIYGVNEEGDGDMYAKGMLMLNTIRHIINKDGLWWSIVKGISDTAFKYKTTDYQEITNYISKKSGINLAPVFEQYLKQANIPVLEYKLKKTKHGEYELSYRWQVDVKNFRMPFVISYSAGQEKRINGSDEWQTTSIKLKKDTQLKVNDELMYIDVKKL; this is translated from the coding sequence ATAAAACCCGTTCTCTTTTCTTTTCTTTTTATACTATTAACGTTTACCACCTCAGCCCAGGCATTAGGAGAGCAAAAGAAAACATTCACTAGGGCAGATACCTTGAGAGGTTCACTTCGTCCGGAACGAACCTGTTTCGATGTGAACTATTACGAGCTGAATATCAAAGTAGATACCGGAGAACATTCAATCAGTGGAAGTAATAAAATTGTGTTCAAGGCGATGAATAATTTTCGTGTCATGCAGATTGATTTGTTTGAAAACATGAACATCATTCAAATTATTTCCGAAGGAAAGGAATTGAAGTATAAAAGAGAGTTCAATGCGGTCTTCGTATATTTTGAAAACGAAGTACCATCTGGTTCTACCCGCGAAATCACCGTGTATTACCAAGGCAAGCCAATTGTAGCTAAGCGTCCGCCTTGGGATGGCGGATTTACCTGGACGTATGATAACAACGGAAAAGTTTGGGTTGGTGTGTCCTGCGAAGGGATGGGTGCTAGTTCTTGGTGGCCAATGAAAGATCATTTGAGCGATGAACCGGATAGCATGCGAATTATCTGTACCGTTCCTTCGGGTCTGCAATGTATTTCTAATGGGGTAGAAGAGAATGTAAATATGAGAGGGGATAACACGACTACTTTTCATTGGAAAGTGAGCTATCCTATCAATAGTTATAATGTAACACTAAACATTGGAGACTACGTTCATTTTGCTGACCAGTATGTGGCAGCCGACGGTGAAAAGTTAGACTTGGACTATTATGTCTTGTCTTACAATCTTGAAAAAGCACAACAACAATTTAAGCAAGTGAAGCCCATGATGAGTTGCTATGAAAAATATCTTGGGAAATATCCCTTTTGGAATGATGGCTATGCTTTAGTCGAAACTCCCTATCTGGGCATGGAGCATCAGGGAGCCATTGCATACGGCAATAAATACCTCACCGGTTATGCCGGAAGAGATTTTTCGCGAATCGGCTTAGACTTTGATTATATCATCATCCATGAATCGGGTCATGAATGGTGGGGCAATTCGGTGAGTTGTAAAGACATAGCAGATATGTGGATTCATGAAGGTTTCTGTACCTATTCTGAAGCCATTTATGTAGAATGTCTTTTTGGCAAGGACACGGCCATGAGATACATTAATGCAAAAAAAACTTCCGTTGGAAACAAAAACCCTGTAGTAGGCATCTATGGAGTGAACGAAGAGGGCGACGGCGATATGTATGCTAAAGGAATGTTAATGCTGAACACCATTCGTCATATCATTAACAAAGATGGACTGTGGTGGAGTATTGTTAAGGGAATCAGCGACACAGCGTTTAAATATAAGACGACAGATTATCAGGAGATAACAAACTACATCAGCAAAAAGTCAGGTATCAATTTAGCCCCTGTTTTTGAGCAATATTTGAAACAAGCAAACATTCCTGTTTTGGAATACAAGCTCAAAAAGACAAAGCATGGAGAATATGAACTGAGTTACCGTTGGCAAGTTGATGTAAAAAACTTCAGAATGCCTTTTGTGATTTCTTATTCGGCGGGGCAAGAAAAAAGAATCAACGGTAGCGATGAATGGCAAACCACCTCTATTAAACTGAAAAAGGATACGCAACTGAAGGTGAATGACGAATTGATGTATATTGATGTTAAGAAACTTTAA
- a CDS encoding metallophosphoesterase, giving the protein MDLRLVLSFAVPVAFILLIDYYAFQSVKTAFQHLSFKGYLFAGYWTITILAVLSILTYRTIGYKFLPHGVGTFIGAFVAISVLSKVVMILFLLGEDMSRIVRFAISKFSASPSSSTDIITRSQFLNRLAIMTAAVPFGTLLYGIIANAYNYQLHRVKIRFTNLPEAFNGFRIVQLSDIHTGSFTRTEPIQKAVETINRLNADVILFTGDLVNNTADEMEGYLSIFSKLQARLGVYSSTGNHDYGDYAQWSSKEAKEENFSRFIDVHRKLGWKLLMNEHHVFEKNGDKIALIGLENWGAGRWSKYGKFEKAYRGTEEIPFKIMMSHDPSNWDAKIRPNFPDIDLTLSGHTHGAQFGIESKWLKWSPSQWVYKQWAGLYQEGTQYLYVNRGFGFIGYPGRIGILPEITEITLVKA; this is encoded by the coding sequence ATGGATTTGAGACTCGTACTTTCCTTTGCCGTCCCGGTAGCTTTTATATTGCTGATTGACTATTATGCCTTTCAATCGGTGAAGACTGCGTTTCAGCACTTATCTTTTAAAGGATATCTTTTTGCAGGCTATTGGACCATCACCATTTTAGCCGTTTTATCCATCCTGACCTACCGGACTATTGGCTATAAGTTTTTACCGCACGGTGTGGGCACCTTTATCGGAGCTTTTGTTGCCATCAGCGTTTTGAGTAAAGTAGTGATGATTCTTTTTCTCTTAGGAGAAGACATGAGCCGAATAGTTCGATTTGCAATTTCAAAATTTTCAGCCTCGCCTTCTTCCTCAACTGACATAATTACCCGTAGCCAATTTCTTAATCGTTTGGCAATTATGACTGCTGCTGTACCCTTCGGCACTCTGCTTTACGGCATTATTGCCAACGCCTACAACTATCAACTTCACAGAGTGAAGATCAGGTTTACTAACTTACCCGAAGCATTTAACGGGTTTCGGATTGTTCAACTTTCTGATATTCATACGGGCAGTTTTACCCGCACCGAACCAATTCAAAAAGCCGTCGAGACTATTAACAGACTAAATGCAGATGTCATCCTTTTTACCGGTGACCTAGTTAACAATACTGCAGATGAAATGGAAGGCTACCTTTCTATTTTTAGTAAACTTCAAGCTAGGCTAGGTGTATATTCATCTACCGGCAATCATGATTATGGAGATTATGCACAGTGGTCTTCTAAAGAAGCCAAAGAAGAAAACTTCAGCCGGTTCATTGATGTTCATCGAAAGTTGGGGTGGAAGTTGCTGATGAATGAACATCATGTTTTTGAAAAGAACGGGGATAAGATTGCCCTAATCGGACTCGAAAACTGGGGTGCCGGGCGATGGTCGAAATACGGAAAGTTTGAAAAAGCTTATCGCGGCACGGAAGAAATTCCATTCAAAATTATGATGAGCCATGATCCCTCCAATTGGGATGCTAAAATTCGCCCCAACTTTCCAGACATTGATTTAACTCTCAGCGGGCATACACACGGGGCACAGTTCGGCATTGAAAGTAAATGGTTGAAATGGAGTCCTTCCCAATGGGTATATAAACAATGGGCCGGTTTATATCAGGAAGGTACACAGTATTTATATGTTAACCGGGGATTCGGTTTTATTGGCTATCCAGGTAGAATAGGCATCCTTCCCGAAATAACCGAAATAACTTTGGTGAAAGCATAA
- a CDS encoding DUF1028 domain-containing protein, translating to MKKQFFFLFPLTLIIPLSIFAQDTFSIVAVDSVTGEVGSAGATCLQAPNPAEGALFISDVIPGLGAMHTQALWESYNQQNGHTYMISGYMPEEILHEVNISDIGADSTIRQYGIALFDANGSPRTAAYTGVNCYDYKGQIVGYNYAIQGNIIINHALLDSIESGFLNTPGSLADKLMAAMQGANIPGADIRCLSEGVPSKSAFLRVAKPTDHPDSLSLHLVVKSRPDGMSPIDSLQTLFNEWKTTHPSSIETTSDVNARIWPNPASSKINIQFPSFESRMVSVTDMIGRTMEEKNCTGFCNISLTTYPKGMYFIRTGNSAYKFIVR from the coding sequence ATGAAAAAACAATTCTTCTTTCTCTTTCCACTTACATTAATAATCCCTCTGAGCATCTTCGCTCAAGACACCTTCTCAATAGTAGCTGTTGATTCCGTTACGGGCGAAGTTGGTAGTGCTGGCGCTACCTGCCTGCAAGCCCCCAATCCCGCTGAAGGCGCATTATTTATCAGTGATGTAATTCCTGGTTTGGGGGCCATGCATACTCAGGCTCTGTGGGAATCGTATAATCAGCAAAACGGGCATACCTACATGATTAGCGGCTATATGCCAGAGGAAATACTTCATGAAGTGAATATTTCTGACATTGGTGCTGATTCTACCATTCGTCAATATGGCATAGCCTTGTTTGATGCAAACGGAAGCCCCCGCACCGCTGCCTATACCGGAGTAAACTGCTATGATTATAAGGGACAAATTGTTGGATATAATTATGCTATTCAAGGAAACATTATTATCAACCATGCCCTATTAGATTCAATTGAAAGTGGTTTTCTAAACACTCCGGGTAGTTTGGCCGATAAACTGATGGCCGCTATGCAGGGAGCAAATATTCCCGGTGCCGATATCCGTTGTTTATCCGAAGGGGTCCCTTCCAAATCTGCATTTCTTCGCGTGGCAAAACCTACCGATCATCCAGATTCATTATCGCTACATTTGGTGGTCAAATCCCGTCCTGATGGGATGAGCCCCATTGACTCTCTTCAAACCTTATTTAATGAATGGAAAACTACTCATCCAAGCAGTATTGAAACAACCAGCGATGTCAACGCGCGTATCTGGCCAAACCCCGCTTCTTCTAAAATCAATATTCAGTTTCCATCTTTTGAAAGTCGGATGGTCAGTGTAACTGATATGATTGGACGAACTATGGAAGAAAAAAATTGCACTGGCTTTTGCAATATCTCATTGACTACTTATCCCAAAGGCATGTATTTTATCCGAACCGGAAATTCAGCTTATAAATTCATTGTCCGGTAA
- the mnmD gene encoding tRNA (5-methylaminomethyl-2-thiouridine)(34)-methyltransferase MnmD gives MKIITTGDQSHTIYSEEFQDTYHSTHGAIRESKHVYIQQGFDYRIADCKEKTDNVTLRILEVGFGTGLNVLLTLLETDRQKVSVNYTTLESSPLSLETIHGLNYADLLGCDCYQSYQTLHLCAWNEPHPIKNHFTFTKTRCSVLEYTAPDETFDIIYFDAFSPTTQPELWTDKMMRKMFAFTAPKGILVSYCSKVSFQKSLQSAGFRIEKIPGPPGKREMIRAHKV, from the coding sequence ATGAAAATCATCACCACTGGTGATCAAAGCCACACAATCTATTCCGAGGAATTTCAGGACACTTATCATTCCACGCATGGCGCCATCCGCGAATCAAAACACGTGTATATTCAACAAGGTTTTGATTATCGCATCGCTGATTGCAAAGAAAAGACAGACAACGTTACCCTTCGAATATTGGAGGTGGGTTTTGGAACCGGATTGAATGTCCTGTTAACCTTATTGGAAACCGATAGGCAGAAAGTATCCGTTAACTATACTACATTGGAATCGTCTCCCTTGTCTCTCGAAACTATTCATGGGCTTAACTATGCCGATCTCCTTGGTTGCGATTGTTATCAATCCTATCAAACATTACATCTCTGCGCATGGAATGAACCCCATCCAATAAAGAATCACTTCACCTTCACAAAAACTCGTTGTTCCGTTCTGGAATATACAGCGCCGGACGAAACATTCGACATCATTTATTTCGATGCATTCTCTCCCACCACGCAACCGGAACTATGGACGGACAAAATGATGAGAAAAATGTTTGCCTTCACTGCACCTAAAGGAATCTTAGTGTCTTATTGTTCTAAGGTCTCCTTCCAGAAATCACTTCAATCGGCGGGATTTCGAATAGAAAAAATTCCCGGACCACCCGGAAAGCGAGAAATGATAAGGGCTCATAAAGTGTAA
- a CDS encoding flavodoxin reductase: protein MGQYLVKVIDAQFITHDVKRFVVEKPDGYVFVPGQAAEIAINVEGWKKKKRPFTFTGLNKWDYLEFLIKIYSERSGVTDMLGGINAGDELILGEPFGAITYHGPGVFIAGGAGITPFVAIFRELQRSKQLAGNLLILSNKTSEDVILGQELSEMLRENFINVYTRENVIGFLDRRIDRNFLIEHIVNFSQHFYLCGPSKFVQDMKDILLKLGAELQSLVIED from the coding sequence ATGGGGCAATACCTTGTTAAAGTTATAGATGCGCAGTTTATCACTCATGATGTGAAGCGTTTCGTGGTAGAAAAACCCGACGGATATGTCTTCGTTCCAGGCCAGGCCGCTGAGATAGCTATCAACGTTGAAGGCTGGAAGAAGAAAAAACGCCCCTTTACCTTCACCGGTTTAAATAAATGGGATTATCTCGAGTTTCTGATCAAGATTTATTCAGAACGGAGCGGGGTGACGGATATGTTAGGAGGCATCAACGCAGGTGACGAACTAATTCTAGGAGAACCTTTCGGTGCTATTACTTACCACGGTCCCGGAGTTTTTATTGCCGGAGGCGCAGGAATCACACCCTTTGTCGCCATTTTTAGAGAATTGCAACGAAGTAAACAACTGGCCGGCAACTTGCTCATTCTTTCCAACAAAACATCCGAAGATGTTATTCTGGGGCAAGAGCTATCTGAAATGTTGCGCGAAAACTTTATCAATGTTTATACCCGCGAAAATGTGATTGGCTTTCTCGACCGACGTATTGACCGCAATTTTTTGATTGAGCATATCGTCAACTTCAGTCAACACTTTTATTTGTGTGGCCCATCTAAATTTGTGCAAGACATGAAAGACATTCTACTAAAACTTGGTGCCGAACTACAATCGCTGGTGATTGAAGATTAA
- a CDS encoding aldo/keto reductase — MEYRRLGKSGLQISELSLGSWVTFGYQIPDDVAEKLMITAYEAGVNFFDNAEVYAQGKSEIVMGNILKKLNWDRDTWMVSSKVFWPRVTNHKPNQKGLMRKHLVEACHAALRRLQVEYLDLYFCHRPDINTPIEEVVWTMHQLYLQGKFFYWGTSEWTAQQITEAHYWSAKHHLIAPTMEQPQYNMLHRKMFERDYIPLFENFGMGSTIWSPLSSGFLTGKYTDGTAGDHNRFELMQWLKERNLEQPEKVETVKKLSVFAAEMGVPLAQLALAWCLKNKNVSTVILGATKVSQLQENLKCLEVVPKLTDEVMQKIEEILKNKPEQVVY, encoded by the coding sequence ATGGAATACAGAAGACTCGGCAAATCGGGATTGCAAATCAGTGAACTTTCTTTAGGAAGTTGGGTAACCTTTGGATATCAGATACCGGATGATGTTGCGGAAAAATTAATGATAACGGCCTACGAAGCCGGGGTGAACTTTTTTGATAATGCCGAAGTATATGCCCAAGGCAAGAGCGAAATAGTGATGGGCAACATTCTGAAAAAGCTAAACTGGGATCGGGATACTTGGATGGTTTCTTCCAAAGTATTCTGGCCGCGGGTGACCAACCACAAACCAAACCAAAAAGGTTTGATGCGGAAACATTTGGTGGAAGCCTGCCATGCGGCATTGAGAAGACTACAAGTAGAATATCTTGATTTATATTTCTGTCATCGGCCAGACATCAACACGCCGATTGAGGAAGTGGTGTGGACGATGCATCAATTATATCTTCAGGGAAAATTTTTCTACTGGGGAACTAGTGAATGGACAGCGCAGCAAATCACGGAGGCGCACTACTGGTCTGCGAAGCATCACCTGATTGCCCCGACTATGGAACAGCCTCAATACAACATGCTTCATCGCAAAATGTTTGAACGGGATTATATCCCCTTGTTTGAAAATTTTGGGATGGGAAGTACAATATGGAGTCCATTGTCTTCCGGCTTCCTGACCGGTAAATATACAGATGGAACGGCGGGAGATCACAATAGGTTTGAATTGATGCAATGGTTGAAAGAGCGAAACCTCGAACAGCCGGAAAAGGTGGAGACCGTTAAGAAGTTGAGTGTATTTGCCGCAGAAATGGGTGTCCCTTTGGCACAGCTTGCCTTGGCTTGGTGTTTGAAAAATAAAAATGTTTCTACGGTGATTCTTGGGGCTACCAAGGTTTCACAACTTCAAGAAAACCTGAAATGTCTAGAGGTGGTTCCGAAATTGACGGATGAAGTGATGCAAAAGATTGAAGAAATACTGAAGAACAAACCGGAACAGGTGGTTTATTGA
- a CDS encoding T9SS type A sorting domain-containing protein — MPYVSTADFDPDSVGTYYLTTTNSLDDEEIFVCKLHGPVFVSQLPHADFSASDTAFCTTGCIDFSNQSSASISWHWEFPGADRLTDTNQTPQNVCYSVSGIYDVILIARNSFGADTLRKVNYISVYSPDSASILVPHLDTLMRSGDSIQLCSSGNFLSYIWNTGDTSTCIQAKTAGAYWLTTTDANGCSASSDRQEVSVYPVPTVSVSVNRDTLSSFSAVSYQWYFNGNLLSGANAQTYIAKATGYYAVAIVDSNGCRATSSEVPFAITAINELDESVNIYPNPSSINNVQLSITNNLVGSSMEVYDVNGRIVFVSKLMAQSSQFDLPLSKGVYFIRILSERASVVKRFVRL, encoded by the coding sequence TTGCCATATGTATCCACCGCCGACTTTGATCCAGATTCTGTTGGAACTTATTATTTGACAACCACCAACAGTTTGGATGATGAAGAAATTTTTGTTTGCAAACTTCATGGTCCGGTATTTGTTTCGCAGCTTCCTCATGCAGACTTTTCGGCAAGCGATACAGCTTTTTGTACTACTGGTTGTATTGATTTCAGCAATCAAAGTTCCGCTTCTATTTCCTGGCATTGGGAATTTCCCGGTGCAGATAGATTAACCGATACCAATCAGACACCGCAAAATGTTTGTTATAGCGTATCGGGTATTTACGATGTCATCTTAATTGCGCGCAATAGTTTTGGTGCCGACACCCTTCGAAAAGTAAACTACATCTCAGTCTATTCACCGGATAGCGCATCTATACTGGTTCCCCATCTTGATACCTTAATGCGTTCGGGAGATTCGATACAGTTGTGTTCCTCCGGTAATTTTCTTTCCTATATCTGGAATACCGGTGACACAAGTACTTGCATTCAAGCCAAAACCGCCGGAGCCTATTGGCTGACGACAACCGATGCGAATGGATGTTCAGCTTCTTCCGATCGTCAGGAAGTTTCTGTTTATCCGGTGCCGACAGTCTCTGTTTCTGTCAATAGAGACACGCTGTCTTCTTTCAGCGCGGTATCCTATCAATGGTACTTTAATGGAAATCTCCTTAGCGGGGCCAATGCTCAAACGTATATTGCTAAGGCAACGGGATATTATGCGGTGGCAATCGTGGATTCTAATGGCTGTCGCGCTACTTCAAGCGAAGTTCCTTTCGCGATTACAGCAATCAATGAACTGGATGAATCGGTGAACATTTATCCGAATCCTTCTTCAATAAACAATGTCCAATTATCAATTACCAATAACCTTGTTGGAAGTTCGATGGAAGTATATGATGTCAACGGGCGGATTGTATTTGTTTCAAAGCTAATGGCTCAAAGCTCGCAGTTTGATCTCCCTCTTTCAAAGGGTGTTTACTTCATCCGTATCCTTTCAGAGCGGGCAAGCGTGGTGAAGAGGTTCGTGAGACTTTGA
- a CDS encoding SBBP repeat-containing protein yields MKRAILLSVIFCSAVTMVVSQPSFVWAGRMGGTASSSAPSDVWRGIALDKGGNVYTIGNFWGNADMNPGPGTFYLNSAGVSDVFLSKLDSAGDFVWAKKFGGTNYNDGNDIAIDDSGYIYITGSFLSATDFDPGSGVVMLTPLGYRDVFVCKLDADGNLIWAKQFGGEAIVTDQVDGTGIAVDAQGNVYTTGAIWYGKADFDPGPAVYNLSTAGDFDIFICKLNRNGDFEWAHRMGGTKRDLGSKIAVDRNGYAYLTGYFTGTVDFDPGVAVRNLSTSQFYKDIFICRFDSTGALSWANQIGVLNGDDVGQDIAVDASGNVYTTGNFYYGGADFDPGIDTFNLNSQSSTDVFICKWDSSANFLWARDIGGPSMVIKGFSIGVAICIHRRL; encoded by the coding sequence ATGAAAAGAGCAATACTCCTATCTGTCATTTTTTGTTCAGCCGTTACTATGGTTGTTTCTCAACCTTCGTTTGTTTGGGCTGGGCGGATGGGTGGCACTGCGAGTAGTTCCGCCCCTTCGGATGTATGGCGAGGCATCGCACTAGATAAAGGCGGCAATGTTTATACCATAGGAAACTTTTGGGGCAATGCAGATATGAACCCTGGGCCGGGAACTTTTTACCTGAATTCGGCTGGCGTGAGCGATGTGTTTCTCAGCAAGTTGGATAGTGCAGGTGATTTTGTTTGGGCAAAGAAGTTTGGCGGAACGAACTATAATGACGGAAACGATATAGCGATTGACGACAGCGGCTACATATATATAACGGGCAGCTTTCTTTCCGCCACCGACTTTGACCCGGGGTCGGGGGTGGTTATGCTCACGCCTTTGGGCTATCGCGACGTGTTTGTCTGCAAACTGGATGCTGATGGAAATTTGATTTGGGCGAAACAGTTTGGCGGCGAAGCTATCGTCACCGACCAAGTGGACGGCACCGGTATTGCCGTGGATGCTCAGGGCAATGTATATACCACCGGAGCTATATGGTATGGCAAAGCAGATTTCGATCCGGGACCGGCGGTTTATAATCTCAGCACTGCGGGCGATTTCGATATTTTTATTTGTAAGTTGAATCGCAATGGTGATTTTGAATGGGCGCACCGGATGGGTGGCACGAAGAGAGATTTGGGGAGCAAGATTGCTGTAGATAGAAATGGCTATGCTTACCTCACTGGCTACTTCACCGGAACGGTTGATTTCGACCCCGGTGTGGCGGTGCGCAATCTCAGCACCTCACAGTTTTATAAAGATATTTTCATCTGTCGCTTCGACAGCACAGGAGCGCTTTCATGGGCGAATCAAATTGGCGTGCTGAATGGCGATGATGTAGGGCAGGACATTGCTGTAGATGCTTCGGGCAATGTTTATACTACCGGTAACTTTTATTATGGCGGAGCAGATTTTGATCCGGGGATTGACACCTTTAATCTAAACTCGCAAAGTAGCACAGACGTTTTTATTTGTAAATGGGATTCATCGGCCAATTTTCTTTGGGCGCGCGACATCGGCGGTCCGAGCATGGTCATCAAGGGTTTTTCTATTGGCGTTGCCATATGTATCCACCGCCGACTTTGA